A single genomic interval of Spirochaetota bacterium harbors:
- a CDS encoding 4Fe-4S dicluster domain-containing protein, with the protein MSEKAFLVDISKCQGCRGCQVACKQWNGLPGEKTTFFGGPEYTNPASLSALTWNHVVFYPLDKSKPERPVWNIKHTKCYHCSEANCIAVCPQMAISKVDGWTVIDQEKCIGCGACVSACVYKVPGLSEINHKNDMGQHIIHRGKSHKCNACTMNKRDIPACVATCPSGALQFGHKQAIIKKALARVKELKKDFPNASVYGLEEFGGLGVISVLRDKPLKYGLPVGKDAQKIDLSHYESINSIYHTLSVFTMGIPYLQKKAYTVAKALAGAEKKA; encoded by the coding sequence ATGTCAGAAAAAGCGTTTTTAGTTGATATATCAAAATGTCAGGGTTGCAGGGGCTGTCAGGTTGCCTGTAAGCAGTGGAACGGATTGCCCGGTGAAAAAACCACCTTCTTTGGGGGACCCGAGTATACCAATCCTGCAAGCCTATCAGCTTTAACATGGAACCATGTAGTATTTTATCCACTGGATAAAAGTAAACCTGAACGGCCAGTGTGGAACATCAAGCATACTAAATGCTATCACTGTTCGGAAGCTAACTGTATTGCAGTATGCCCACAAATGGCTATTTCTAAAGTTGATGGTTGGACAGTTATTGACCAGGAAAAATGTATTGGATGCGGTGCCTGTGTGAGTGCCTGCGTGTATAAAGTACCTGGCTTAAGTGAAATAAACCATAAGAATGATATGGGACAGCACATTATACATAGGGGAAAATCGCATAAGTGCAATGCCTGCACTATGAACAAACGTGATATACCTGCATGTGTTGCAACATGCCCATCAGGAGCATTACAGTTTGGTCACAAACAGGCAATAATCAAAAAAGCTTTAGCACGGGTAAAAGAGCTTAAAAAAGATTTCCCTAATGCAAGCGTTTATGGGCTTGAAGAGTTTGGTGGCCTTGGTGTGATATCTGTTCTTAGGGATAAGCCTTTAAAATATGGATTGCCTGTTGGCAAAGATGCGCAGAAGATTGACCTTTCACATTATGAATCAATCAACAGTATCTATCACACATTGTCTGTATTTACTATGGGAATTCCATATTTGCAGAAAAAAGCATATACTGTTGCAAAAGCTCTGGCAGGTGCTGAGAAGAAAGCATAA
- the fdnG gene encoding formate dehydrogenase-N subunit alpha, with protein sequence MPVTRRDLFKLTGVTAAGSFLGGVTFLTGCKSTDKLRGAKESTTICPFCGVGCGIIVSSRDGKVINAEGDPDHPINEGALCSKGMSLYQIAVNPVKRRLDKVYYRKPFGEEWETLSWDDAIKMIAQRVKETRDRTFVERENGITVNRCDGLAGFGGAALDNEECYAWSKCSRLLGITRLEHQARLUHSSTVASLAASFGRGAMTNHWIDIQHADVIMIIGSNAAENHPISFKWVQKARDKGGKLISVDPRFTRTSSLADLYAPIRPGTDIVFINGIINYALQNDLIQKEYVVKYTNAAYLIDPGFAFNDGIFSGYNAAERKYDKKTWKYQLDADGIPLKDESLQNPQCVYQLMKKFMSRYTPKKVSAATGCPVDVFLKVAELYTSTHKPDRVATILYAMGATQHTIGVQNIRAYAILQMLMGNMGLAGGGINALRGESNVQGSTDHALLWHILPGYLDAPKVFGPKKDTDLKAWIANNTPTTKDPMSVNWWQNKPKYMINLLKAWFGDNATKENDYGFDWLPKASKPHSHVHIYEELYAGSKIEGVILMGTNPVVGGPNSMKEAKSLEKLNWLVCADLWETETSIFWKRPGANPKAIKTEVFLLPMASSVEKEGSVSNSGRWAQWRYKAQNPPGEAITDLEFVDRLFRTVKKLYEEDVKAGKKVANPDPILKAYWNFTPEGHHEPDPHMVAKEINGFEWEKNGEHGDQVENFTKLTDDGKTACGCWIYSGSYNEDGNNMARRSKKDKTKMGMYHGWAWAWPMNRRIIYNRASVNMKGEPWNPQKPVIWWDGDEWKGDVPDGPAPAGKKLPFIMIPEGVGRLFAPTLNDGPFPEHYEAVEAVTRNIFNSHQYNPAVSLYPGTQGEFGTSARFPYIGTSYRVTEHWQAGAMTRNLPWLDELVPDMFCEISPSLAAKKGIKNGDKVIISSQRGSIETFALVTDRVQPLQVNGQMVEMVGMVWHFGYGGHASGSTCNFLTPQCGDPNTFIPEFKVFLVDIRKA encoded by the coding sequence ATGCCGGTTACCAGAAGAGATTTATTTAAGTTAACAGGAGTCACTGCAGCGGGTTCTTTTTTAGGTGGAGTAACCTTCTTAACAGGATGTAAATCCACTGACAAGTTAAGAGGTGCAAAAGAATCTACCACCATATGCCCGTTCTGTGGTGTTGGTTGTGGTATTATTGTATCATCGCGGGATGGCAAAGTAATAAATGCCGAAGGCGATCCAGATCATCCAATTAACGAAGGAGCTCTTTGTTCAAAGGGGATGTCATTATACCAGATAGCAGTAAATCCGGTAAAACGGCGTCTTGATAAGGTTTACTATCGCAAACCTTTTGGTGAAGAATGGGAGACGTTAAGCTGGGATGATGCTATCAAAATGATAGCTCAGCGTGTAAAAGAAACCCGTGACCGAACATTTGTAGAAAGGGAAAATGGCATTACAGTAAACCGTTGTGATGGCCTGGCAGGATTTGGTGGTGCAGCACTGGATAATGAGGAATGCTATGCATGGTCAAAGTGTTCACGTCTTTTGGGCATTACACGGTTAGAACATCAGGCACGGCTTTGACACAGCTCAACTGTCGCCAGTTTGGCGGCTTCATTTGGTCGTGGCGCAATGACAAATCACTGGATTGATATTCAGCATGCAGATGTTATCATGATCATTGGAAGCAATGCTGCTGAAAACCATCCAATATCATTTAAGTGGGTTCAGAAGGCACGTGATAAAGGTGGCAAGCTCATCAGTGTTGATCCGCGGTTTACCCGTACCTCATCGCTGGCTGACCTTTATGCGCCAATACGTCCCGGTACCGATATAGTATTTATCAATGGTATAATAAACTATGCTTTGCAGAATGACCTGATTCAGAAAGAATATGTAGTAAAATATACCAATGCTGCATATCTGATAGATCCGGGTTTTGCTTTCAATGATGGTATCTTTAGTGGATATAATGCTGCTGAACGTAAATATGACAAAAAGACATGGAAATATCAGCTGGATGCTGATGGTATACCGCTCAAGGATGAATCATTGCAAAATCCTCAGTGTGTCTATCAACTTATGAAAAAATTTATGTCGCGCTATACACCTAAAAAGGTTTCGGCAGCTACAGGATGTCCTGTTGATGTATTTTTAAAAGTTGCTGAACTGTATACCAGCACACATAAGCCTGATCGTGTTGCTACAATACTATATGCAATGGGTGCAACGCAGCATACCATTGGTGTACAGAACATCCGTGCTTATGCTATTTTGCAGATGCTTATGGGCAATATGGGTTTGGCAGGTGGTGGCATTAACGCACTGCGTGGTGAATCCAATGTTCAGGGCTCCACTGACCATGCACTGCTGTGGCATATATTACCGGGGTATCTGGACGCTCCCAAGGTATTTGGTCCCAAGAAGGACACTGACCTTAAAGCATGGATAGCTAACAACACTCCAACCACCAAGGATCCAATGAGTGTTAACTGGTGGCAGAATAAACCAAAATATATGATTAACTTACTTAAAGCATGGTTTGGCGATAATGCCACTAAGGAAAATGATTATGGGTTTGACTGGCTGCCAAAAGCATCAAAGCCACACTCACACGTTCACATTTATGAAGAACTGTATGCTGGGAGTAAAATAGAAGGTGTCATTTTAATGGGTACCAACCCTGTTGTTGGCGGGCCAAATTCGATGAAAGAAGCTAAGTCGCTTGAGAAGCTTAACTGGCTGGTATGTGCTGACCTGTGGGAAACAGAAACTTCTATTTTCTGGAAGCGCCCGGGTGCAAATCCTAAAGCCATTAAGACGGAGGTATTTTTATTGCCAATGGCATCTTCCGTTGAAAAAGAAGGAAGTGTATCCAATTCAGGAAGATGGGCACAATGGCGTTATAAAGCTCAGAATCCACCAGGTGAAGCTATCACCGACCTTGAATTTGTTGACAGGCTATTCAGGACTGTAAAAAAATTATATGAGGAAGATGTTAAAGCAGGCAAGAAAGTAGCCAACCCTGATCCAATACTGAAAGCATACTGGAATTTTACCCCTGAAGGTCATCATGAACCTGATCCTCACATGGTTGCAAAGGAGATCAATGGTTTTGAATGGGAAAAGAATGGGGAACATGGCGATCAGGTAGAAAACTTTACCAAGCTTACTGATGATGGTAAAACTGCATGTGGGTGCTGGATCTATAGTGGCAGTTATAATGAAGATGGCAATAATATGGCTAGACGCAGCAAGAAGGATAAAACAAAGATGGGCATGTACCATGGATGGGCATGGGCATGGCCAATGAATAGAAGGATCATCTATAACCGTGCCAGCGTCAACATGAAAGGAGAACCATGGAATCCCCAAAAGCCGGTAATATGGTGGGATGGTGATGAATGGAAAGGTGATGTGCCAGATGGCCCAGCACCGGCAGGTAAAAAATTGCCATTTATCATGATTCCGGAAGGTGTTGGACGGCTCTTTGCCCCAACCCTCAATGATGGTCCATTCCCAGAACATTATGAGGCTGTGGAGGCAGTAACACGGAATATATTCAATTCACATCAGTATAACCCGGCTGTATCACTGTATCCTGGCACTCAGGGTGAGTTTGGTACAAGTGCACGGTTCCCGTATATTGGCACTTCATATCGTGTAACCGAACATTGGCAGGCTGGAGCAATGACACGTAACCTTCCATGGCTTGATGAGCTAGTTCCGGATATGTTCTGTGAAATAAGCCCAAGTTTGGCTGCAAAGAAGGGAATTAAGAATGGCGATAAAGTTATCATCTCATCACAGCGTGGTTCAATTGAAACCTTTGCGCTGGTTACCGATAGAGTACAACCACTACAGGTAAACGGCCAGATGGTGGAGATGGTTGGTATGGTATGGCATTTTGGCTATGGTGGGCACGCTTCAGGTTCTACCTGTAATTTCCTGACGCCACAGTGTGGTGACCCCAATACATTCATACCAGAATTCAAAGTATTTCTGGTTGATATACGAAAGGCTTAA
- a CDS encoding formate dehydrogenase accessory protein FdhE encodes MPWINHTQHLELHKETLVNNSSFSEDLFTLYHLLFSLQFQSLQHLASIITASKLIVDTTQYPMIQPHTLRFTDEIITIIKKIFYTIASLITQFQTAYSFDTLLANLDSNPELYKDIIIALLSKDSTFEAIARNNKLDTDELIFMTINAYKPLFIALKEAVLQDITQFPDYTKSLCPFCGFLPDMAKIVESKTNKRFLHCALCECEWEYKRVKCVACGNENINTLGYYSYEPDEKYRFDYCNKCNTYIKTIRITKQHDESQFDLTVENLFTNFLDASALQMGYTRQ; translated from the coding sequence ATGCCATGGATCAATCATACACAACATCTTGAACTGCACAAAGAAACGCTGGTGAATAATTCTTCATTTTCAGAAGACCTTTTTACCCTGTATCATTTACTTTTTTCATTGCAGTTTCAAAGCCTTCAGCACCTTGCATCAATCATTACGGCTTCAAAGCTTATTGTTGATACCACGCAATACCCAATGATCCAGCCACACACTTTACGGTTCACTGATGAAATCATTACTATCATAAAGAAAATATTTTATACTATAGCTTCTCTTATTACTCAGTTTCAAACCGCTTACTCATTTGACACATTACTTGCAAACCTTGACAGCAATCCTGAGCTCTATAAAGACATAATCATAGCGCTATTATCAAAAGACAGCACATTTGAGGCGATAGCTCGTAATAATAAACTGGATACCGATGAACTGATATTCATGACAATTAATGCATACAAGCCATTATTTATTGCTCTTAAAGAGGCAGTATTGCAGGATATAACCCAATTCCCTGATTACACTAAAAGCTTGTGCCCCTTTTGCGGATTTTTACCTGATATGGCTAAAATTGTTGAGTCAAAGACCAACAAACGATTTCTCCACTGTGCTCTGTGCGAATGCGAATGGGAATACAAACGCGTTAAATGCGTTGCCTGTGGAAACGAAAACATCAATACACTCGGGTATTACAGTTATGAACCTGATGAAAAATACCGCTTTGATTACTGCAACAAATGCAACACATACATAAAAACAATCCGCATAACAAAACAGCATGACGAATCACAGTTTGACCTGACTGTAGAAAATCTCTTTACTAATTTTCTGGATGCTTCAGCATTACAGATGGGATACACACGCCAGTAA
- a CDS encoding molybdenum cofactor guanylyltransferase, whose translation MEAIEAFILAGGKSSRFGSDKTLHLFNGRPLIEHVLHSLKPLFHTISIIANDSNKYNYLTIPVYPDIIPGLGPLGGIYTALKRSATDYIFVCAADMPFLNQEFIAFMLQIPHMYDCIIPSWAGNTEPLHAIYSKQCIPYIEKLIEGKNYKISFLFEKVKMRYIMDDELIFYADDPSELFYNINKQSDIPPSFQ comes from the coding sequence ATGGAAGCAATAGAGGCATTTATCCTTGCAGGTGGCAAAAGCAGCCGTTTTGGTAGTGACAAAACCTTACATCTGTTCAATGGTAGGCCACTTATTGAACATGTGTTACACTCACTCAAACCACTGTTTCACACAATTTCAATTATTGCCAATGATTCTAATAAATATAACTATCTCACAATACCTGTATATCCTGATATAATACCTGGTCTTGGCCCACTTGGCGGTATTTATACTGCACTCAAGCGTTCAGCAACAGATTACATTTTTGTATGCGCTGCCGACATGCCATTTTTAAATCAGGAATTTATTGCTTTTATGCTGCAAATTCCGCACATGTATGATTGCATAATTCCTTCCTGGGCAGGTAACACTGAGCCACTGCATGCAATTTATTCAAAACAATGCATCCCTTATATTGAAAAACTTATAGAGGGAAAAAATTACAAAATCAGTTTCCTTTTTGAAAAAGTAAAGATGCGCTATATCATGGACGATGAGCTTATCTTTTATGCCGATGACCCTTCAGAGCTTTTTTATAACATCAATAAACAAAGCGATATCCCACCTTCGTTTCAATAA
- a CDS encoding glycosyltransferase — translation MKLFILIFYGLILLLLSIFGAHRYYTLYLFLKYAKKKIQPKSMFKTLPKVTVQLPIFNEQYVVERLINTITQLDYPKKKLEIQVLDDSTDETSIIAEQICKLKRKEGFNIKYIHRTNRTGFKAGALENGLKLTDSEFLAVFDADFLPNPDFLQKTIHYFTNPEIGMVQTRWDHINRHYSLLTECQSILLDGHFMIEHTARNRSGRFFNFNGTAGIWRRQAIIDGGGWQHDTITEDLDLSYRSQMKGWKFLYLPDVTVPAELPIEISAFKAQQFRWAKGSIQVFRKLYKTILHSHLPLKVKLESFMHLGANFAYLLMVFLTLLMPVALWVRYYGGFKKFAYLDLPIFLLATLSVMIFYYFTELIVLYQNKNLYDSKIKPLLYLPMVLSLGIGLSINNSKAVIEALLDKKSDFNRTPKYNVVALNRINAIDHVKTLLKNKYSLHTINVVSIIEFVLGLYMTLAVYFAFDKNLYISIPLIMLFQVGYLYTSLFTIINSITHQVLMYFSIFRRGLANE, via the coding sequence ATGAAGCTGTTTATTCTTATTTTTTATGGATTAATACTTTTACTTCTATCAATTTTTGGTGCACATAGATATTATACATTGTATCTTTTTCTAAAATACGCCAAAAAGAAAATTCAACCTAAATCTATGTTTAAAACTCTTCCTAAAGTAACTGTTCAGCTTCCTATTTTCAATGAACAGTACGTTGTTGAGCGCCTTATCAACACTATAACACAATTAGATTACCCCAAAAAGAAGCTGGAAATTCAGGTACTTGATGACTCAACCGACGAGACCTCGATTATTGCCGAACAAATATGCAAACTCAAACGCAAGGAAGGATTTAACATCAAATATATTCACAGAACCAACAGAACAGGATTCAAAGCAGGTGCACTGGAAAACGGGCTTAAACTTACCGATAGCGAATTTTTAGCAGTCTTTGATGCAGATTTTTTGCCCAATCCTGACTTTTTGCAAAAAACTATCCATTACTTCACCAACCCTGAGATTGGAATGGTTCAGACACGCTGGGATCATATTAATCGTCATTATTCTTTGCTGACTGAATGTCAAAGCATTTTGTTAGATGGTCATTTTATGATAGAGCATACCGCTCGCAACCGTTCAGGCCGCTTCTTTAATTTCAATGGCACTGCTGGCATATGGCGAAGGCAGGCAATTATTGATGGTGGCGGCTGGCAACATGATACCATAACCGAAGATCTTGATTTAAGCTACAGATCACAGATGAAAGGATGGAAGTTTTTATATCTTCCTGATGTTACCGTGCCTGCAGAACTCCCCATTGAGATTTCAGCATTTAAGGCTCAGCAATTTAGATGGGCAAAGGGATCCATTCAGGTATTTAGAAAATTATATAAAACTATCCTGCATTCACACTTGCCCCTTAAAGTTAAGCTTGAATCATTCATGCACCTGGGGGCTAACTTTGCATATCTTCTCATGGTTTTTCTGACACTTCTTATGCCTGTAGCGTTATGGGTTCGTTATTACGGGGGATTTAAAAAATTTGCCTATCTTGACCTACCAATATTTCTTCTTGCTACACTTTCAGTCATGATTTTCTACTATTTTACCGAGCTTATTGTTCTTTATCAAAACAAAAACCTTTATGATTCAAAGATTAAACCTCTACTCTACCTGCCCATGGTCCTTTCGCTGGGCATTGGTTTATCCATTAATAACAGTAAAGCTGTCATAGAAGCATTGCTTGATAAAAAAAGTGATTTTAACAGAACTCCAAAATACAATGTGGTGGCACTCAATCGTATTAATGCAATAGACCATGTGAAAACACTATTAAAAAACAAATATAGCCTGCATACCATTAATGTTGTATCCATCATTGAGTTTGTGTTGGGGCTTTATATGACATTAGCTGTGTATTTTGCATTTGATAAAAATCTGTATATATCCATTCCGCTGATTATGCTGTTTCAGGTTGGATACTTGTATACATCACTGTTTACCATCATAAACAGCATAACACATCAGGTACTCATGTACTTCAGTATTTTTCGCAGAGGCCTGGCAAATGAATAA
- a CDS encoding SDR family NAD(P)-dependent oxidoreductase produces MAINFNNRWVVITGASSGIGKALAECFAREGAHLILGSLPSEKYILEGIKDHLQKQYAIQAVTIYQDFAKPDGTKKFYDQCKKLQKQVYCLVNNAGIIAYGYFHELSHKQQQTLISINLMAYFSLMRLFIEDMIQQKEGVIINISSVSAFQPTPHHAVYGAVKAFVQSLSEAVDQECRGTGVSVHTINPSYTDTPLLKKNNFPDKIWWYHISGLAKPEDIARKAIKAVKKGKRLYVPGPLNTLIHLFLPRLLPRKLSNIIANIVLQQER; encoded by the coding sequence ATGGCTATTAATTTTAACAACAGGTGGGTGGTCATCACAGGAGCCTCTTCCGGCATAGGAAAGGCGCTGGCAGAGTGCTTTGCCAGGGAAGGGGCTCATCTTATATTAGGCTCTCTACCCAGTGAAAAATACATACTTGAAGGCATTAAAGATCATCTTCAAAAGCAATATGCTATTCAAGCAGTTACTATCTATCAAGATTTTGCAAAGCCGGATGGAACAAAAAAATTTTATGATCAATGTAAAAAGCTGCAAAAACAGGTTTATTGCCTTGTCAATAATGCTGGTATAATAGCCTATGGTTATTTCCATGAACTATCGCACAAACAACAGCAAACATTAATTTCTATTAACCTTATGGCATATTTTTCCCTCATGCGATTATTTATTGAAGATATGATACAACAAAAGGAAGGAGTTATCATTAATATATCGTCTGTGTCAGCATTCCAGCCAACTCCGCACCATGCTGTCTATGGAGCGGTTAAAGCGTTTGTGCAGAGTTTAAGCGAAGCTGTTGATCAGGAGTGTAGGGGTACCGGTGTTAGCGTGCATACAATAAATCCATCCTATACGGATACGCCGTTGCTTAAAAAAAATAATTTTCCAGATAAAATCTGGTGGTACCATATTTCAGGGCTGGCAAAGCCTGAAGATATTGCACGCAAAGCAATCAAGGCAGTAAAGAAAGGAAAAAGATTGTATGTGCCCGGGCCCTTGAATACATTGATTCATCTTTTCTTGCCACGATTGCTTCCACGAAAACTGTCTAATATAATAGCAAATATTGTTTTACAGCAGGAAAGATAA
- a CDS encoding thiolase family protein — MSNVYIIGSGMIRFNKYPDETVRSMAEKAIKLALEDAGIDKKDIQAGFFSNTFWGMFSGQHSIRGQVIFRGMGIDKIPVVNVENACAGGSSALHLAYTGIKAGMYDVAIAVGSEKITNPNKALSLGAYASCMDVENFEKHINMIVEVSKSFKITIPHDESKPGEGRSVFMDAYAVGARWHMDRFGSTQYQLAVICSKNHLHGSLNPLSQYQHKMTVEEVLADKLVAWPLTRAMCAPVGDGAAATIICSEKFLRKLSGTRPVKIIASVMGQGEDRDLDAPDIGERLSRLAYEQAGVGPGDISLAELHDATSWGELHQTESMGFCPVGEGGPFAESGATTLGGKKPINTSGGLECRGHPIGASGLAQIHELVQQLRGEAGARQVENARLGLAENGGGNIGVEEAAMCIHILEKVR, encoded by the coding sequence ATGAGTAATGTCTACATAATTGGATCCGGTATGATACGGTTTAACAAATATCCTGATGAAACAGTCAGGTCAATGGCAGAAAAGGCTATAAAGCTTGCGCTGGAAGATGCTGGAATAGATAAAAAAGATATCCAGGCAGGATTTTTTTCAAATACTTTCTGGGGCATGTTCTCAGGACAGCATTCCATACGGGGGCAGGTTATTTTCAGGGGAATGGGAATTGATAAAATTCCTGTTGTTAATGTAGAAAATGCCTGTGCAGGTGGTTCTTCAGCATTGCATTTAGCATATACTGGCATAAAAGCAGGAATGTATGATGTGGCAATAGCTGTTGGCTCAGAAAAAATTACCAATCCTAATAAGGCACTGTCGCTGGGTGCTTATGCATCGTGTATGGATGTTGAAAATTTTGAGAAGCATATAAACATGATAGTTGAAGTGAGTAAGTCATTCAAAATAACCATACCGCATGATGAAAGCAAGCCAGGTGAAGGCCGTAGTGTATTTATGGATGCATATGCTGTCGGAGCGCGATGGCATATGGACAGGTTTGGATCCACACAGTATCAGTTAGCGGTTATCTGCTCTAAGAATCATTTACATGGATCACTCAACCCTTTGTCACAGTATCAACACAAAATGACAGTAGAAGAAGTATTGGCAGATAAGCTGGTTGCATGGCCACTGACTCGTGCGATGTGTGCACCGGTTGGCGATGGTGCGGCTGCCACAATTATATGCTCTGAAAAGTTTTTAAGAAAATTGTCTGGAACTCGCCCCGTAAAAATTATAGCATCGGTTATGGGACAGGGCGAGGATAGGGACCTTGATGCGCCGGATATTGGTGAGCGATTATCAAGGTTAGCGTATGAGCAGGCTGGCGTTGGTCCTGGTGATATAAGCTTAGCAGAACTACATGATGCTACAAGCTGGGGTGAGTTACATCAAACAGAATCAATGGGTTTTTGCCCAGTTGGCGAAGGCGGTCCTTTTGCTGAAAGTGGAGCAACAACATTAGGTGGCAAAAAGCCCATTAATACCAGTGGGGGGCTGGAGTGCAGAGGGCATCCCATAGGTGCATCTGGCCTTGCCCAGATTCATGAACTTGTACAACAATTGCGGGGGGAGGCCGGAGCACGCCAGGTTGAAAATGCACGGTTGGGACTTGCAGAAAATGGTGGGGGCAATATTGGCGTTGAAGAAGCAGCAATGTGTATTCACATCTTAGAAAAGGTGCGATAG
- a CDS encoding acyl-CoA dehydrogenase family protein gives MLYTELNIELTDEHQHLKEQVHRFSMEVLRPASLELDKLPADDVVKKGSIYWDCMAKMYKNGYHTVLISDEYGGLGLDPLAVHIFWEELAYGSVGFAVSLGCSCFAAFYATMLAEDKLIEKFVIPFVNCKDASVMSCWGITEPDHGSDNLAPRTSFFKDASLTQQVKAHKKNGEWIISGQKSAWISNGPVASNCALFLNLDPSKGLSGGGICLIDLNQDGVTRGKPLDKMGQRELPQGEIFFDNVICPEEYMIVDPESYEAMTELTLGHANATMGAYFTGLAQAAYDMTLQYCTERIQGGKRLCDHQWVQKKLFDMFVKVETARAFSRAAMIYNMNTTPPDVKYSIASKVYCTEAAFQVTSDAIQLFGGYGLSKEFTIEKLFRDARAGMIEDGSNDTLSMTAGNIIVKEKLGDE, from the coding sequence ATGCTGTATACAGAACTCAATATAGAACTAACGGATGAGCATCAACATCTTAAAGAGCAGGTACATAGGTTTTCTATGGAAGTATTGCGGCCTGCTTCTCTGGAATTAGATAAACTTCCGGCTGATGATGTTGTTAAAAAAGGCTCAATTTATTGGGATTGCATGGCAAAGATGTACAAGAATGGCTACCATACTGTTTTGATTTCTGATGAATATGGTGGATTAGGGCTTGACCCATTGGCTGTTCATATCTTCTGGGAGGAGCTGGCATATGGTAGTGTGGGATTTGCAGTATCATTAGGCTGTAGCTGCTTTGCTGCATTTTATGCTACTATGTTGGCTGAGGACAAGCTTATAGAAAAGTTTGTTATTCCGTTTGTAAATTGCAAGGATGCAAGCGTCATGAGTTGCTGGGGAATTACTGAGCCTGATCATGGAAGTGATAATTTAGCTCCACGAACCAGCTTTTTCAAAGATGCTTCATTGACACAACAGGTCAAGGCACATAAAAAAAATGGTGAATGGATCATTTCCGGGCAAAAATCAGCATGGATTTCAAATGGCCCTGTTGCTTCAAACTGTGCATTATTTCTGAACCTTGACCCTTCAAAAGGTTTGTCTGGAGGGGGTATTTGCCTTATTGATTTAAATCAGGATGGTGTTACCCGAGGTAAGCCTCTGGATAAAATGGGGCAGAGAGAACTCCCCCAGGGCGAGATATTTTTTGATAATGTTATCTGCCCTGAAGAGTATATGATAGTAGATCCGGAAAGTTATGAGGCAATGACGGAATTAACATTGGGGCACGCTAATGCAACCATGGGTGCCTATTTTACTGGACTTGCTCAAGCAGCATATGATATGACATTGCAATATTGTACTGAACGCATACAGGGTGGGAAGCGATTGTGTGACCATCAGTGGGTGCAGAAAAAATTATTCGATATGTTTGTAAAAGTTGAAACAGCTAGAGCATTTTCCCGCGCTGCCATGATATACAATATGAATACTACACCACCCGATGTTAAATATTCTATTGCCTCTAAAGTATATTGCACTGAAGCAGCATTTCAGGTAACCAGTGATGCCATACAGCTATTTGGCGGTTATGGGCTATCGAAAGAATTTACCATTGAAAAACTGTTTAGAGATGCCCGTGCAGGGATGATTGAGGATGGCTCAAATGACACGTTATCAATGACAGCAGGAAATATTATTGTTAAGGAGAAATTGGGAGATGAGTAA